One window from the genome of Choloepus didactylus isolate mChoDid1 chromosome 2, mChoDid1.pri, whole genome shotgun sequence encodes:
- the MOB3C gene encoding MOB kinase activator 3C isoform X1 has translation MALCLKQVFSKDKTFRPRKRFEPGTQRFELYKKAQASLKSGLDLRSVVRLPPGENIDDWIAVHVVDFFNRINLIYGTMAERCSETSCPVMAGGPRYEYRWQDERQYRRPAKLSAPRYMALLMDWIEGLINDEDVFPTRVGIPFPKNFQQVCTKILTRLFRVFVHVYIHHFDSILNMGAEAHVNTCYKHFYYFIQGDDRTDLSLSHDLDIIAHQMDHLNTGWQGRGPSRFWW, from the exons ATGGCCCTGTGCCTGAAGCAGGTGTTCTCCAAGGACAAGACGTTCCGGCCACGGAAGCGCTTCGAGCCGGGCACCCAGCGCTTTGAACTGTACAAGAAGGCACAGGCCTCACTCAAGTCCGGCCTGGACCTGCGCAGTGTGGTGCGGCTGCCGCCCGGCGAGAACATCGACGACTGGATCGCCGTGCACGTGGTGGACTTCTTCAACCGCATCAACCTCATCTACGGCACCATGGCCGAGCGCTGCAGCGAAACCAGCTGTCCCGTCATGGCCGGCGGGCCCCGCTACGAGTACCGCTGGCAGGACGAGCGCCAGTACCGGCGGCCCGCCAAGCTCTCGGCGCCGCGCTACATGGCGTTGCTCATGGACTGGATTGAGGGCCTCATCAATGACGAGGATGTGTTTCCCACGCGTGTGG GAATTCCCTTCCCCAAGAACTTCCAGCAGGTCTGCACCAAGATCCTGACCCGCCTCTTCCGTGTCTTTGTCCACGTCTACATCCACCACTTTGACAGCATCCTCAACATGGGGGCCGAGGCCCACGTAAACACCTGCTACAAGCACTTCTACTACTTCATCC AAGGAGATGACAGAACGGATCTGTCACTGAGCCACGACCTGGACATCATTGCCCATCAGATGGACCATCTAAACACAGGGTGGCAGGGGAGGGGACCCTCAAGATTCTGGTGGTAG
- the MOB3C gene encoding MOB kinase activator 3C isoform X2, whose translation MALCLKQVFSKDKTFRPRKRFEPGTQRFELYKKAQASLKSGLDLRSVVRLPPGENIDDWIAVHVVDFFNRINLIYGTMAERCSETSCPVMAGGPRYEYRWQDERQYRRPAKLSAPRYMALLMDWIEGLINDEDVFPTRVGIPFPKNFQQVCTKILTRLFRVFVHVYIHHFDSILNMGAEAHVNTCYKHFYYFIREFSLVDQRELEPLKEMTERICH comes from the exons ATGGCCCTGTGCCTGAAGCAGGTGTTCTCCAAGGACAAGACGTTCCGGCCACGGAAGCGCTTCGAGCCGGGCACCCAGCGCTTTGAACTGTACAAGAAGGCACAGGCCTCACTCAAGTCCGGCCTGGACCTGCGCAGTGTGGTGCGGCTGCCGCCCGGCGAGAACATCGACGACTGGATCGCCGTGCACGTGGTGGACTTCTTCAACCGCATCAACCTCATCTACGGCACCATGGCCGAGCGCTGCAGCGAAACCAGCTGTCCCGTCATGGCCGGCGGGCCCCGCTACGAGTACCGCTGGCAGGACGAGCGCCAGTACCGGCGGCCCGCCAAGCTCTCGGCGCCGCGCTACATGGCGTTGCTCATGGACTGGATTGAGGGCCTCATCAATGACGAGGATGTGTTTCCCACGCGTGTGG GAATTCCCTTCCCCAAGAACTTCCAGCAGGTCTGCACCAAGATCCTGACCCGCCTCTTCCGTGTCTTTGTCCACGTCTACATCCACCACTTTGACAGCATCCTCAACATGGGGGCCGAGGCCCACGTAAACACCTGCTACAAGCACTTCTACTACTTCATCCGTGAGTTCAGCCTCGTGGACCAGAGGGAGCTGGAGCCGCTG AAGGAGATGACAGAACGGATCTGTCACTGA